AATAAACCACATTATGAGTAAACAAGTTAACCCTAGTGCCTTATTTTTAGGAAGCTGTTTAGCCCTAATTACAACAGGTCTTACCTTTTCGATCAGAGCAGGAATTCTTCCTCAGCTGGGAGAAAGTTTTAATCTTAGCGCTGAACAGTTGGGATTCATCAATTCCATGTGGTTCTTAGGATTTCCAATTTCCATGATATTAGGAGGGATTTTTTATTATAAAATCGGACCTGCCAACATCATGCGATTTGCATTTGTATCTCACACCTTAGGGATTTTGCTAACCATCTTTGCATCAGGCTATACCACTTTACTGATTTCGACTTTATTTATTGGTTTAGGAAATGGTTGTACTGAGGCGGCGTGTAACCCATTGATTGCGGATTTATATTCCGGCAAAAAGATGGATAAAATGCTGAACAGATTCCATATGTGGTTCCCTGGAGGAATTGTATTGGGAAGTTTGATATCATTAGGAATGACAGAAATGGGAGCTTCATGGCAAACTCAAATGTGGGTCATAATGATTCCTACGATCCTATACGCGATTATTTTTTACGGAAAAGCATTCCCTCAACCAAAACAAGAAAGTGCAACTTCGCTGTCCAACAATGTTAAGGCGATGTTCTCTCCTACCTTTATTTTCTTATTCTGCTGTATGGCATTAACAGCCATTTCAGAATTTGGACCTCAACAATGGGTAGGTATTATCATGGCAAATAGTGGAGCAAGTCCAATGTTAGTATTGGCTCTTGTTACCGGAGTTATGGCAGTGGGTAGATTCTTTGCTGGTCCGGTTGTCAAAGCATTAGGCCAAACAGGGGTATTATTGGCAGGCGCTATTTTTGCTACCATCGGAGTTTATTTGTTCTCCATTGCAACAGGTGGTTTAGTTTATGTTGCTGCATTATTATTTGCAATTGGAGTATGTTATTTCTGGCCTACCATGATCGCTACTACTGCACAGAGAGTTCCATTAAGTGGAGCAATAGGTATGTCTGTGATTGGTGGAGTAGGTATGTTCTCAACATCTATTTTCCAACCGATTATTGGTCGTTGGATCGACCAGTCAAAAGCTGCAGTACAGCAATCAGGAGCGGTTGTAGAAAACCTCGATTTGGCAGTTGGACAAGCTACGCTCGCAAAATTAGCCTTATTCCCTGGAGTCTTGATTATTATATTCTTATTCTTCTATTTTTGGCAAAAAAGAACATATCAACCAGTTCATGATGAAGAAACAGGAAATATCGACCCACAAGTTGAAACTACTTAAAATCCAATAACTTAAAAAAAATAATGATACTAAGCCTCAGAACAAAAATGCCTGTAACTAAAAATCTAATTATTATTTTGCTTTTGGCAATCAGTTTTTCATTACAAAACTGTATTGCACAACAAAACAATTGGTTACACTTCAAACCTGAAAATGCACAGGCCAAGAACAAAAAGATTGTCCTTATTTCTGGAGATGAAGAGTATCGTTCTGAGGAAAGTTTGCCCATGCTTGCGAAGATCTTAACTCGTAAGCATGGGTTTGAAACTGTTGTATTATTCTCTATAAATCCTTCTACCAATCAGATTGATCCTGAATATCAAAAGAACATTCCAGGCTTAGAAAATCTAAAAGATGCAGATTTAATGATTATAGCCACACGGTTTAGAGAACTGCCAGATAATCAGATGAAATACATAGATGATTATTTAAAGGCTGGTAAACCTGTTATTGGGTTACGGACTGCCACTCATGCATTTAATTTTGCTAAGGAGTCTACTAGTCCTTACAAACATTATGGTTATAGCACTGCTGATGGAGATTGGAAAGGTGGGTTTGGCGTTGTTGTATTAGGTGAAACATGGATCAATCATCATGGCGACCATGGCACTGAAGGTTCATTAGGACTACCAAACGGACTTCAGGTCAATGCTAAAAACCCCATCTTATTAGGGGTTGGTGACATTTGGGTGCCTTCAGATGTTTATGGTATTCAAAATGACCTTAAAAATTCTAACATACTAGTTTGGGGACAACCCACATTGGGAATGACAGAAGACAGTCCAGTAAACAAAAAGAAATCCATAATGCCTGTAGCTTGGACCAAGGAATATCAGTTACCTAATGGGAAAAAGGGGAAAGCATTTACCACCACGATGGCTTCATCAATTGATCTATTAGATCAAAACCTTAGAAGATTATTAGTGAATGCTAGCTATTGGGCAGTTGGTATGGAAAAGGACATTAAAACTGACTTTAATATTGACCCTATTGGGGAATACAATCCTATTATGTTTGGTTTCGGCACGCATGTAAAGGGCAAAACACCAAAAGATTATCAATAAACTACCCTAACAGCTTTTCTGTTTCCAGATATTTCATAATAATCTGGGTAGCACCTGAACGTTGTTGAACATAATTTTTAGCAGCTAGGCTCGATTTTAATAATTTATCACTCTGTTGAAGAGCAGTAAAAACTTCTTCTAACTCTTGATACTTTGAAATCGAAAAACCTGCTCCCAATTCCAAGATGTCAATTGCTTCTTGGAATTTTTCATATTTAGGACCAAAGATCACTGGCATTCCATAGGTTGCTGCTTCCAAAGTATTGTGAATTCCAGCACCAAATCCTCCACCTATGTATGCAATTCTCCCATAATAATATAAGAAAGATAGCATCCCAATATTATCAATTATAAGCTCTCTCGAAACTGTTTTCTGTTGGTCAGTATAGGTATCATATTTTGAGAAGAGCATAGCATTTGGAAACATCTTTTGAAGGGCATTGATGTGATCATCATGAATTTCATGTGGCGCAATAATGGCCTTCAAATCCTTATGTTTTTCCAAAAGCTCTTTTAACAGTATTTCATCCTCCGGCCAAGTACTCCCTGCAACCAATACATTGCTATCTTTGCTGAAATGAAGAGCTGGCAAAATCTCTTTATGCTGTTTTGGGAGTTCAACCACCCTGTCAAAACGTGTATCTCCAGCTAAGCCCGCCTTTGTGATACCTATCCATTTTAACATATTTACACTTTCATTATTTTGGGTAAAGAAGTAGGAAACTTTCTTTAGGATCGACCTGAAGAAACCACCATATTGCTTGAAAAATATTTGATCTTCCCTAAAAATGGCCGAGATCATTAACAGTCGGATATTGCGTTTGTTTAACTCATTGAAGTAGTGATACCAATATTCGTATTTGGTAAAAACAGCGAATTTTGGATTTAGAATATCTAAAAATTTCCTTGCATTTTTAGAGGTGTCAGCAGGCAAATAGAAGACAAAATCTGCTAAAGGGGTATTTTTCCTTATTTCATAACCTGACGGGGAGAAAAATGTTACAATTATTTTTTCACTTGGAAATCGTTGTTTTATTTGTTCCATGACCGATCTTCCCTGTTCGAATTCTCCGAGTGATGCAAAGTGGAACCAGATGTATTCTTGACCTTGTTCAACCGTTTGCTCTATCTGTTTCAACAATCCTTTACGACCAATGACCAAGAGCTTGGCTTTAGCATTGAAAGGTGCCAAAATCCAAATCAATAAACTATAAATGGATATCCCTAAGTCGTAAAGAAAACGCATCATGTTAAAATATTACTTATCTTCGTCAAAGATATTTAAACCTTTTCAAATTCACTATTGTGCAAGAGAACAAGCGCAAACGAATATTAATAACTGGGGCAGCTGGATTTTTAGGATCACACCTGTGCGACCGTTTTATTGATGAAGGTTTTCATGTCATCGGAATGGACAACCTTGTCACTGGTGACATCAAAAATATTGAGCATCTTTTTAAACTCCCAAATTTTGAATTCTACAACCATGATGTTTCAAAGTTCGTCCATGTGCCTGGTGAACTGCATTATATTCTACATTTTGCCTCTCCAGCAAGTCCTATAGATTATCTAAAAATACCCATTCAAACCTTGAAAGTTGGTTCTTTAGGCACGCATAATCTTTTGGGCCTTGCCAAAAGCAAAAAAGCAAGGATACTAGTAGCTTCGACATCGGAGGTGTATGGTGATCCGCTTGTATCTCCCCAAAATGAAGAATATTGGGGCAACGTAAATCCTGTTGGCCCGCGAGGGGTATATGATGAGGCGAAAAGATTTCAAGAAGCGATGACGATGGCTTATCATAACTTTCATGGCCTAGAAACGAGGATTGCGAGAATATTCAATACATTCGGTCCGAGAATGAGGTTAAATGATGGTAGGGCATTACCAACCTTTATAGCTCAAGCCCTTCAAAATAAAGATGTTACTGTTTTTGGGGACGGAAAACAAACTAGGTCATTCATTTATGTTTCTGATCAAGTTGAGGGTATATGTAAATTACTATCCAGTGATTACCATTTACCGGTAAACATTGGTAACCCAGAAGAGATGACGCTTATTGATATGGCAAAGGAAATCATTGCACTTACCAATAGCAAATCCAATATCATCTATGAACCGTTGCCAATTGATGACCCGAAACAACGTCGGCCTGATATTAGTAGAGCTCAAGAAATCTTAAATTGGCAACCAAAGGTTTCAAGAAAAGAAGGTTTAGAGAAAACAATTGGTTATTATCAATCATTATTTAAAGAACATCCAATCACATAAAAAAATATAAAATGAGTAAAATACTAGTTACCGGAGGGACCGGCTTTATTGGATCACATACAGTAGTTGAACTTCACAATGCAGGTTATACTCCTGTTTTGGTTGACAATTTATCAAATTCAAACATTAAAATCCTTGAACAGATTGAAAAAATCATCGGAGTAAAACCAGAATTCCATCAGTTTGATCTCTGTGATACAGAAAAAGTGAATGAGTTTGTCGCTGCCAATCCTGATATCTCTGGGATTATTCATTTTGCTGCTTCTAAGGCAGTTGGCGAGTCGGTTCAAAACCCATTAAAATATTATCATAATAACTTCTTCTCTTTGATCAATCTATTAGAGGCTTACCGAGAGAAACCTATCAACTTTGTATTTTCTTCAAGCTGTACAGTTTACGGGGAGCCAGACTCTCTTCCAGTAACAGAATCAGCTCCTGTAAAAAAGGCTACTTCTCCTTATGGAAATACCAAGCAAATCGCTGAAGAAATACTTGAAGAAACAGCAAATGCAAATAATAATTATCAATTCATTGCCCTGCGTTACTTCAATCCTGTTGGAGCACATGAATCAGCGTTAATTGGAGAGTTACCAATTGGTGTTCCTCAAAACCTATTGCCTTTTATCACTCAAACCGCTATTGGGAAACGTGAGAAACTAACGGTATTCGGTGCTGATTACGAAACTCCAGACGGTTCGGCAGTTCGCGATTATATCCACGTAGTAGACCTTGCAAAAGCGCATGTGGCAGCTATTAAATTATTGGAAAAAGGCAATCCTAATGGTAATTACGATGTCTTCAATATCGGTACTGGAAATGGATACTCCGTTTTGGAAGCAATCAAAGCCTTTGAAAATGCATCTGGCCAGAAATTGAACTTTGAAGTAGGCCCACGCCGTGAAGGTGATATTGTTAAAGTGTGGGGTGATGTAACGAAATCTACAAAAGAACTAGGCTGGAAAGCAGAATTGGGAATCGATGAAATGATGTCTTCTGCTTGGGCATGGGAAAAATATTTGAAAGAAAACCCAATTGGGTAGTATTTCAGAAAATGCTATAAGAAATATAAAAGTCCGCTAAAAGTAAATAGCGGACTTTCTTTTTTCATTTACTTCCCTTCAGCTTTTACCCTTTCAAATATCCTTTCGTTGAATTTGAATGAGGGTGTCATAAAATAAAGTAAGATAATTCTTGAGTATCTGTTATTGAATGGGGCTAAGAGAATAGTTACGGTCAATGCTACAATGACATATAGCCAAGGGCTTTCCAAGTTCCCAGATAAAACATAAGTAGCAACACAAGCTGCCACCAATTCTGCAACACTCATGGCATAACTCACGTACATTGCCACATAAAAATATCCTGGTTCCTTTTCAAACTTCAAATCACAAGCCGGACATCTCTCCAGCATTTTTTGAGATTTAAAACTTAAAAGTGGTGCTGCAAACATGTTTCCTGTTCTACATCTCGGGCATTTACCCTCAATCGCACTTTTCAATTCTGATGGTATGGTATATTTTGTGTCCATTTTCAATTTTACTTCCATTGTAATTTCTGAATTCTTCAGGGGTTTTCCTTTCAACTTTTTTAAAAAATTTAGTGAAATATGAATTGTCGTTGAAATTCAACTCATAAGCCACTTGCGAAATCGTCCAATCCGGAAGGATCAGCAACCGTTTCGCTTCCAACATAATCCTATTCCTTATCACTTCTCCTGCTTGCATCCCTAAATATTCTTTACAGACTGAATTTAAATGGTTGGGAGTAACAAATAGTAACTCAGCATAGTCTTTTGGCAGATGCAATTCACGAAAATTCTCATCTATTAGTGAAATAAAATTCTTTATTAATACTAAATGATAATCCACTGATTGACCCGGAAACTTCGGAGAATATGCTTGGTCTAACCTCAACAGTATGTAAAGCAACAAAGAACGCTTTAGATCAATAGCCGTTTGTTCTAAGTTCAAAACAATTAATTGATTGAATAAGTTAGAAATTTCCCGCAATTGATAATCCTCAAGGACAAAAACACCGTCGTTCAATGACGAGAATAAATTCAAATTATCAACATAACTGGGCTGTATCAATAATGATTTGAAATAATCAATATCAAAGTTGACAATAAAACCTGTCATGTTTCCCTTAAACATCCATGAATGAACTTGACCAGGTCCCATGCAATATATTTGACCCCTTTCAATAGTATATTGTTTGAAATCAATCTCATGGCTACCCTCTCCAGATAAAAATAACACCATTTGGTAAAAGTTATGCCGATGTGGGAATATTAAGTTATTATTGTTCCTTAAATATACATCCAGGCGGTCTGCCAAAAAGTGCTTATCCTCTTTGTAGGATACTGTACATTGCTCTAAAACAGGTATCTTGCCCATACATTACAAAGGTAACCAATAACTACCACTACGAATGGTATAAAACCGATTAACGTTGGTACTTTTTACTTATCAGCGGATATACTCATAGCTTTTTGATAGAAATATTGCCATTAACTTTCAGCAACTAGTATAAATTGTATTATTATCAATCTATACCTATCTTTATTTCATGTCATTACACAAAGATCAGGAACTAAAGGAGGCTGTGTTAAATTTACCTACCAAGGAGAAAGACAAGCTGTTGGTCAGATTGATCAACAAAGATAAAATGCTGTTGAAACAATTGCATTACGAGCTTTTGGAAGATGAATCTGATCTTGAAGACAGGATTATTGACTTAAAAAGCAACTTGGAATCTTTATTTGAAACCAATGCAAACAAGATCAAGAACATTCCCGTTTATTCTAATTATAAAGGATTGAGCAGCACATTGCGACAAGCAAGTGGAATGGTGAATGAGCATGAAAAAATCACAAAAGATAAGTTTTCTGTAGTAGAGGCTAGATTGTTGATATTAGAGGAAGCATTCGATCTTTATCCATCACTGTTTGGACCTTCAGCTCTTTCACCTGCCTTCAAATTGCATAAGTATGTAAATGGAAGAATTAAAAATGCCGTTAAGCTTTTCAACAACCTGCATGAGGATCTTCAATTTGACCTTAGAGAACAAATGGAATTTGTGTTGAACTTCGCAGCCGACAATAAGTTAGATTATGACTTATAGGTAAATAGCCTGTAAAATCCTCAACTAAATTTTCGTAAATTCGCAAAAATAAATAAGAGTGAACGTTCAAGAACTATTAAATAAATACAGCCATTCCCAACAAGTACAAAACTTTGCAGATAGTATCAAAGAAGGAAAACCCAAAGTCCATTTAAAAGGACTTGTTGGTTCTTCAGATGCCATGGTAGCTGCTGCTACCTACCAAATTGAGAAAAGATTAAATGTATTTATCCTTCCTACTCATGAAGAAG
The Sphingobacterium daejeonense genome window above contains:
- a CDS encoding DUF983 domain-containing protein; protein product: MLERCPACDLKFEKEPGYFYVAMYVSYAMSVAELVAACVATYVLSGNLESPWLYVIVALTVTILLAPFNNRYSRIILLYFMTPSFKFNERIFERVKAEGK
- a CDS encoding 3-deoxy-D-manno-octulosonic acid transferase, which produces MMRFLYDLGISIYSLLIWILAPFNAKAKLLVIGRKGLLKQIEQTVEQGQEYIWFHFASLGEFEQGRSVMEQIKQRFPSEKIIVTFFSPSGYEIRKNTPLADFVFYLPADTSKNARKFLDILNPKFAVFTKYEYWYHYFNELNKRNIRLLMISAIFREDQIFFKQYGGFFRSILKKVSYFFTQNNESVNMLKWIGITKAGLAGDTRFDRVVELPKQHKEILPALHFSKDSNVLVAGSTWPEDEILLKELLEKHKDLKAIIAPHEIHDDHINALQKMFPNAMLFSKYDTYTDQQKTVSRELIIDNIGMLSFLYYYGRIAYIGGGFGAGIHNTLEAATYGMPVIFGPKYEKFQEAIDILELGAGFSISKYQELEEVFTALQQSDKLLKSSLAAKNYVQQRSGATQIIMKYLETEKLLG
- a CDS encoding UDP-glucuronic acid decarboxylase family protein; translation: MQENKRKRILITGAAGFLGSHLCDRFIDEGFHVIGMDNLVTGDIKNIEHLFKLPNFEFYNHDVSKFVHVPGELHYILHFASPASPIDYLKIPIQTLKVGSLGTHNLLGLAKSKKARILVASTSEVYGDPLVSPQNEEYWGNVNPVGPRGVYDEAKRFQEAMTMAYHNFHGLETRIARIFNTFGPRMRLNDGRALPTFIAQALQNKDVTVFGDGKQTRSFIYVSDQVEGICKLLSSDYHLPVNIGNPEEMTLIDMAKEIIALTNSKSNIIYEPLPIDDPKQRRPDISRAQEILNWQPKVSRKEGLEKTIGYYQSLFKEHPIT
- a CDS encoding MFS transporter; this translates as MSKQVNPSALFLGSCLALITTGLTFSIRAGILPQLGESFNLSAEQLGFINSMWFLGFPISMILGGIFYYKIGPANIMRFAFVSHTLGILLTIFASGYTTLLISTLFIGLGNGCTEAACNPLIADLYSGKKMDKMLNRFHMWFPGGIVLGSLISLGMTEMGASWQTQMWVIMIPTILYAIIFYGKAFPQPKQESATSLSNNVKAMFSPTFIFLFCCMALTAISEFGPQQWVGIIMANSGASPMLVLALVTGVMAVGRFFAGPVVKALGQTGVLLAGAIFATIGVYLFSIATGGLVYVAALLFAIGVCYFWPTMIATTAQRVPLSGAIGMSVIGGVGMFSTSIFQPIIGRWIDQSKAAVQQSGAVVENLDLAVGQATLAKLALFPGVLIIIFLFFYFWQKRTYQPVHDEETGNIDPQVETT
- a CDS encoding AraC family transcriptional regulator, giving the protein MGKIPVLEQCTVSYKEDKHFLADRLDVYLRNNNNLIFPHRHNFYQMVLFLSGEGSHEIDFKQYTIERGQIYCMGPGQVHSWMFKGNMTGFIVNFDIDYFKSLLIQPSYVDNLNLFSSLNDGVFVLEDYQLREISNLFNQLIVLNLEQTAIDLKRSLLLYILLRLDQAYSPKFPGQSVDYHLVLIKNFISLIDENFRELHLPKDYAELLFVTPNHLNSVCKEYLGMQAGEVIRNRIMLEAKRLLILPDWTISQVAYELNFNDNSYFTKFFKKVERKTPEEFRNYNGSKIENGHKIYHTIRIEKCD
- the galE gene encoding UDP-glucose 4-epimerase GalE, yielding MSKILVTGGTGFIGSHTVVELHNAGYTPVLVDNLSNSNIKILEQIEKIIGVKPEFHQFDLCDTEKVNEFVAANPDISGIIHFAASKAVGESVQNPLKYYHNNFFSLINLLEAYREKPINFVFSSSCTVYGEPDSLPVTESAPVKKATSPYGNTKQIAEEILEETANANNNYQFIALRYFNPVGAHESALIGELPIGVPQNLLPFITQTAIGKREKLTVFGADYETPDGSAVRDYIHVVDLAKAHVAAIKLLEKGNPNGNYDVFNIGTGNGYSVLEAIKAFENASGQKLNFEVGPRREGDIVKVWGDVTKSTKELGWKAELGIDEMMSSAWAWEKYLKENPIG
- a CDS encoding ThuA domain-containing protein translates to MILSLRTKMPVTKNLIIILLLAISFSLQNCIAQQNNWLHFKPENAQAKNKKIVLISGDEEYRSEESLPMLAKILTRKHGFETVVLFSINPSTNQIDPEYQKNIPGLENLKDADLMIIATRFRELPDNQMKYIDDYLKAGKPVIGLRTATHAFNFAKESTSPYKHYGYSTADGDWKGGFGVVVLGETWINHHGDHGTEGSLGLPNGLQVNAKNPILLGVGDIWVPSDVYGIQNDLKNSNILVWGQPTLGMTEDSPVNKKKSIMPVAWTKEYQLPNGKKGKAFTTTMASSIDLLDQNLRRLLVNASYWAVGMEKDIKTDFNIDPIGEYNPIMFGFGTHVKGKTPKDYQ